A window of Streptomyces marispadix contains these coding sequences:
- a CDS encoding DUF1996 domain-containing protein — protein sequence MSLALGQVPKSAKEPVAQKLATLDQQVAQAYGKWNSQEESSAEALGQLKQQRSETIQSMGQDIQKAGGQAPGDMESMAQCRMMQDQATQEGQEGGGDDGQQVQGPVASDFVKIEDVQPNASKEDDPGGTFETKCGNNENEHFNSDNVIAAAGVLNGAHHVHDYVGNEDTNSQSSDESLAAARTTCAKGDQSTHYWPVIRSLDGNEDQRGAVQEGDIPKEPQGQRTGDDAGQDQGQDQGQEQPPAEEQDQGQDQGQEQPPAEDQGQDQGQEQPPAEDQGQEQPPAEDQGQDQGQEQPPAEEQPPAEGQDQGQDQGQGQGEDEGDKVGGGQGAEAQPGDGGANDLNVGSILQPDPELKFTSGGADRVIEMPRFLRIITGDAKSFTNGDENANASWSCEGFEDRQLKDKYPICPEGSATIRTFKFQNCWDGQNTDSGNHRDHMKFSDDEGNCPEGFQNVPQLQQTIKYDIPQQNLLNADTPFAVDSFPEQLHKPITDHSDFINVMPNKLMKEAVDCINENKDCPGKSSDSGSSDDGKGSGSDDGKGSGSDDGKDSKPAPSKPDDSTPSDSKPDDSDSKSDSKSDDSASSDEKRDEPASAPDSKSDGSGSSADRDKSASAPDSKSDGSASSDGKRDESASAPDSKSDGSASSAKRDDSTSAVGGESDSDDPTPEAVNRDEDESYSAQDESTQLANDRDGDLPGTGSDTPIALILGIAAVVVAAGGAQVWWLRRRSAGRY from the coding sequence GTGAGTCTTGCGCTGGGCCAGGTACCCAAGAGCGCCAAGGAGCCCGTGGCTCAGAAGCTCGCCACTCTGGACCAGCAGGTCGCGCAGGCTTACGGCAAGTGGAACTCCCAGGAGGAAAGCTCCGCGGAGGCCCTCGGCCAGTTGAAGCAGCAGCGCTCCGAGACCATCCAGAGCATGGGTCAGGACATCCAGAAGGCCGGCGGCCAGGCCCCCGGTGACATGGAGTCCATGGCCCAGTGCCGGATGATGCAGGACCAGGCCACCCAGGAAGGCCAGGAGGGCGGAGGCGACGACGGCCAGCAGGTCCAGGGCCCGGTCGCCTCGGACTTCGTCAAGATCGAAGACGTCCAGCCCAACGCCTCGAAGGAGGACGACCCGGGCGGCACGTTCGAGACGAAGTGCGGCAACAACGAGAACGAGCACTTCAACTCGGACAACGTGATCGCCGCTGCCGGCGTTCTCAACGGCGCCCACCACGTGCACGACTACGTGGGCAACGAGGACACCAACTCCCAGTCCAGCGACGAGTCTCTCGCCGCCGCCCGCACCACGTGCGCCAAGGGCGACCAGTCGACGCACTACTGGCCCGTGATCCGTTCACTGGACGGGAACGAGGACCAGCGGGGCGCCGTGCAGGAAGGCGACATCCCGAAGGAGCCGCAGGGCCAGCGGACCGGTGACGACGCCGGTCAGGACCAGGGCCAGGACCAGGGTCAGGAGCAGCCCCCGGCCGAGGAGCAGGACCAGGGCCAGGACCAGGGCCAGGAGCAGCCTCCCGCTGAGGACCAGGGGCAGGATCAGGGTCAGGAGCAGCCCCCGGCTGAGGACCAGGGCCAGGAGCAGCCTCCGGCCGAGGACCAGGGTCAGGACCAGGGCCAGGAGCAGCCTCCCGCCGAGGAGCAGCCTCCGGCTGAAGGCCAGGACCAGGGCCAGGACCAAGGTCAGGGTCAGGGTGAGGACGAGGGAGACAAGGTGGGCGGCGGCCAGGGTGCCGAGGCCCAGCCTGGCGACGGCGGTGCCAACGACCTCAACGTCGGCAGCATCCTCCAGCCCGACCCCGAGCTGAAGTTCACCTCCGGCGGTGCCGACCGGGTCATCGAGATGCCGCGCTTCCTGCGCATCATCACCGGTGACGCGAAGTCCTTCACCAACGGCGACGAGAACGCCAACGCGTCGTGGAGCTGCGAGGGCTTCGAGGACCGTCAGCTCAAGGACAAGTACCCGATCTGCCCCGAGGGCAGCGCCACGATCCGTACGTTCAAGTTCCAGAACTGCTGGGACGGCCAGAACACGGACAGCGGCAACCACCGGGACCACATGAAGTTCTCGGACGACGAGGGCAACTGCCCCGAGGGCTTCCAGAACGTCCCGCAGCTTCAGCAGACGATCAAGTACGACATTCCGCAGCAGAACCTGCTGAACGCTGACACGCCGTTCGCGGTGGACTCCTTCCCGGAGCAGCTTCACAAGCCGATCACGGACCACAGCGACTTCATCAACGTGATGCCCAACAAGCTGATGAAGGAGGCCGTGGACTGCATCAACGAGAACAAGGACTGCCCCGGCAAGTCCAGCGACTCGGGCAGCAGCGACGACGGGAAGGGCTCTGGCAGCGACGACGGGAAGGGCTCTGGCAGCGACGACGGGAAGGACTCGAAGCCCGCGCCGTCGAAGCCCGACGACTCCACCCCGTCGGACTCGAAGCCGGACGATTCGGACTCGAAGTCGGACTCGAAGTCGGACGACTCCGCCTCGTCGGACGAGAAGCGGGATGAGCCGGCTTCGGCGCCTGATTCGAAGTCGGACGGCTCCGGCTCCTCGGCGGACCGGGACAAGTCGGCCTCGGCACCGGACTCGAAGTCGGACGGCTCCGCCTCCTCCGACGGGAAGCGGGACGAGTCGGCTTCGGCGCCTGATTCGAAGTCGGACGGCTCCGCCTCCTCGGCGAAGCGGGATGACTCGACCTCGGCAGTGGGCGGGGAGTCGGACTCCGACGATCCCACCCCTGAGGCCGTGAACCGGGACGAGGACGAGTCGTACTCGGCACAGGACGAGTCGACCCAGCTCGCCAATGACCGGGACGGCGACCTCCCCGGTACCGGCTCCGACACCCCGATCGCGCTGATCCTCGGGATCGCCGCCGTGGTCGTGGCTGCCGGTGGCGCCCAGGTGTGGTGGCTGCGCCGCAGGAGCGCCGGCCGATACTGA
- a CDS encoding DUF3048 domain-containing protein: MEWTGTRRTVLLTAGLSLLAAACESGDGDGGGGGGGDGERSPFTGRKGAGDKVLAVKIDNVEAARPHTGLEKADIVYVEQVEAGLTRIMAVFASRLPKLVGPVRSARESDLELLRQYDHPALAYSGVQSKLRSKVESAPLAALPPGRAREAYVRKSDRPAPHNLYLRPEAALASDAAADVGAPRDIGFRFGPAPERGGRRTAGRSVRFQAARYSFDWSAEKGTWLVSMDGSPARTTDDGRLEAATVVIQHVKISDSELGDSSGSITPLTESVGSGSALVLRGGKEYEARWERQSATGGTTFTDAGGKRLAFARGQVWVVLAPVD; the protein is encoded by the coding sequence ATGGAGTGGACAGGAACGCGCCGTACGGTGCTGCTGACCGCGGGACTGTCGCTGCTGGCGGCCGCCTGCGAGTCGGGGGACGGCGACGGAGGCGGCGGCGGTGGCGGTGACGGCGAGCGGTCCCCGTTCACCGGCCGGAAGGGCGCCGGGGACAAGGTCCTCGCGGTGAAGATCGACAATGTCGAGGCGGCCCGTCCGCACACCGGCCTGGAGAAGGCCGACATCGTCTACGTCGAACAGGTCGAGGCCGGACTCACCCGGATCATGGCCGTGTTCGCCTCCCGGCTGCCCAAGCTCGTCGGGCCTGTGCGCAGCGCACGCGAGTCCGACCTGGAACTGCTGCGCCAGTACGACCACCCGGCACTCGCCTACTCCGGCGTCCAGTCCAAGCTGCGTTCCAAGGTGGAGTCCGCGCCGCTGGCCGCGCTGCCGCCGGGACGCGCACGTGAGGCGTACGTCCGCAAGTCCGACCGGCCCGCTCCGCACAACCTCTATCTGCGGCCCGAGGCGGCCCTGGCCTCGGACGCCGCCGCCGACGTGGGGGCGCCGCGCGACATCGGCTTCCGCTTCGGCCCCGCGCCGGAGCGCGGCGGGCGCAGGACGGCGGGCCGCAGCGTCCGCTTCCAGGCGGCCCGCTACTCCTTCGACTGGTCGGCGGAGAAGGGGACTTGGCTGGTCTCGATGGACGGCTCGCCCGCCCGTACGACCGACGACGGGCGCCTGGAGGCGGCGACGGTCGTCATCCAGCATGTGAAGATCAGCGACTCCGAACTGGGCGACAGCTCCGGCAGCATCACGCCGCTCACCGAGTCGGTGGGCTCGGGCAGCGCGCTCGTGCTTCGCGGGGGCAAGGAGTACGAGGCCCGCTGGGAGCGGCAGTCGGCGACGGGCGGCACGACGTTCACGGACGCGGGCGGTAAGCGGCTGGCGTTCGCCCGGGGTCAGGTGTGGGTGGTGCTCGCCCCGGTGGACTGA
- a CDS encoding SDR family NAD(P)-dependent oxidoreductase, with protein MGDRVVIVSGGGTGIGRAAARRFAAGGDRVLLVGRRVAVLRRTAEALAADEAVRGEIRTLAADLTVPGDALRVREETDRLYGRLDVLVANAGGNVKYASAPADTADAPEGDASAADADASAADASAGLEDIARSWRSNFESNVLTAVLLVEALAGLLRRPGRRVVLISSIAAFRGSGTDSYAAAKAALHPYAFDLAGRLGPHGATVNAVAPGYVEATDFFGVGMTEERRRMLAAQTVTGRAGTPEDVAETVHWLASPGAGHVTGQIVQVNGGARYGS; from the coding sequence ATGGGCGACAGGGTCGTGATCGTCAGCGGCGGCGGTACGGGCATCGGCCGTGCCGCCGCCCGCCGCTTCGCCGCCGGCGGCGACCGCGTGCTGCTGGTCGGACGCCGGGTGGCGGTGCTGCGGCGTACCGCGGAAGCCCTCGCGGCGGACGAAGCCGTGCGCGGGGAGATCCGTACCCTCGCGGCCGATCTCACCGTCCCGGGGGACGCCCTGCGCGTGCGCGAGGAGACCGACAGGCTGTACGGGCGCCTGGACGTGCTGGTCGCCAACGCGGGCGGAAATGTCAAGTACGCGTCCGCGCCCGCCGATACGGCCGACGCTCCCGAGGGCGACGCCTCCGCAGCCGACGCCGACGCCTCCGCAGCCGACGCGTCCGCCGGACTTGAGGACATCGCACGCAGTTGGCGGTCGAACTTCGAGTCGAACGTGCTCACCGCCGTACTCCTCGTCGAAGCGCTCGCGGGGCTGCTGCGCCGGCCGGGCCGCCGGGTGGTCCTGATCAGCTCCATCGCGGCCTTCAGAGGCTCCGGCACGGACTCGTACGCCGCCGCGAAGGCCGCACTCCACCCCTACGCCTTCGACCTCGCGGGACGGCTGGGCCCGCACGGCGCGACGGTGAACGCGGTCGCGCCCGGCTATGTCGAGGCCACCGACTTCTTCGGCGTAGGCATGACCGAGGAGCGGCGCAGGATGCTCGCCGCGCAGACCGTCACGGGCCGCGCGGGTACGCCGGAGGACGTGGCGGAGACCGTCCACTGGCTCGCCTCGCCCGGAGCAGGTCATGTGACCGGCCAGATCGTGCAGGTCAACGGCGGTGCCCGGTACGGCAGTTGA
- a CDS encoding VOC family protein, producing MTGDGFTTCLWFDGQAEEAAEYYISLFKNSKLGRVGRYNDAGPGTPGSVMAVEFEINGQKFMGLNGGPQFKFSEAISFQIHCDDQEEVDHYWNRFVEDGGEEGPCGWLKDKYGVSWQIIPAGAVELVTDPDPEKAKRTTEAMYTMKKLDIEALRKAHAGV from the coding sequence ATGACGGGCGACGGCTTCACCACCTGTCTGTGGTTCGACGGGCAGGCAGAGGAGGCGGCGGAGTACTACATCTCCCTGTTCAAGAATTCCAAGCTCGGAAGGGTCGGCCGCTACAACGATGCCGGGCCGGGGACGCCCGGATCGGTGATGGCCGTCGAGTTCGAGATCAACGGGCAGAAGTTCATGGGGCTCAACGGCGGCCCGCAGTTCAAGTTCTCCGAGGCGATCTCCTTCCAGATCCACTGCGACGACCAGGAGGAGGTCGACCACTACTGGAACCGCTTCGTCGAGGACGGCGGCGAGGAAGGCCCCTGCGGCTGGCTGAAGGACAAGTACGGCGTGTCCTGGCAGATCATCCCCGCCGGGGCCGTCGAGCTGGTCACCGACCCCGACCCGGAGAAGGCGAAGCGGACCACCGAGGCGATGTACACCATGAAGAAGCTGGACATCGAGGCGCTGCGCAAGGCGCACGCGGGCGTGTGA
- a CDS encoding carbon-nitrogen hydrolase family protein produces MTTLRTALCQFTASHDPEENLRTVGELAARAAGEGAQLAVFPEAAMARFGVPLAPLAQPLYGPWADGVRETARRHGLTVVAGMFTPSPDGRVANTLLATGPEVDTAYDKIHLYDAFGFSESKTVAPGAKVVTIDVAGVRVGLATCYDVRFPELFRAHADEGAALSVLPASWGAGPSKLDHWRLLTRARALDATVWVAAVGQAPPGPDADIGRPTKAPTGIGHSMLVGPDGRVHEEAGETPELIVADVDADSVAEVRKAVAVLDNRRL; encoded by the coding sequence GTGACCACGCTCCGCACGGCGCTGTGCCAGTTCACCGCCTCCCACGACCCCGAGGAGAATCTGCGCACCGTCGGCGAACTCGCCGCGCGTGCAGCGGGTGAGGGCGCACAGCTCGCCGTCTTCCCGGAGGCGGCGATGGCACGCTTCGGCGTACCGCTCGCTCCCCTGGCCCAGCCGCTGTACGGCCCGTGGGCGGACGGAGTGCGCGAGACGGCCCGGCGGCACGGACTCACGGTGGTCGCGGGGATGTTCACACCGTCCCCGGACGGCCGGGTCGCCAACACCCTGCTGGCGACGGGCCCCGAGGTGGACACCGCGTACGACAAGATCCACCTCTACGACGCGTTCGGCTTCTCCGAGTCGAAGACGGTCGCACCGGGCGCGAAGGTCGTCACGATCGATGTCGCGGGTGTCCGTGTGGGCCTCGCGACCTGCTACGACGTCCGCTTCCCCGAGCTGTTCCGTGCGCACGCGGACGAGGGCGCCGCACTGTCCGTACTGCCTGCCTCATGGGGCGCCGGGCCGTCGAAGCTCGACCACTGGCGGCTGCTGACCAGGGCACGCGCACTGGACGCCACGGTGTGGGTGGCCGCCGTGGGCCAGGCGCCGCCCGGTCCGGACGCTGACATCGGCCGCCCCACGAAGGCGCCGACGGGCATCGGGCACAGCATGCTGGTGGGCCCGGACGGCCGGGTCCATGAAGAGGCCGGCGAGACACCGGAGTTGATCGTCGCCGACGTGGACGCGGACTCGGTGGCCGAGGTCCGCAAGGCGGTGGCCGTGCTGGACAACCGCAGGCTCTGA
- a CDS encoding MFS transporter, with translation MHSDPKPSASEGSGTEDATAHGGGDPAGEPPVGPFAWFRELGASGRRAFAGAFGGYALDSYDFFTLPLGMVAIGAYFSLDPGETGLLTTVTLVVSALGGALAGVLADRIGRVRTLVLTVLTYAVFTLLCGFAPDYEFLLLFRALQGLGFGGEWAVGAILVAEYASAKHRGRTLGVIQSSWAVGWALAVVVYTAVFELFDESVAWRVLFWTGALPALLVLYVRRNVADAPQAAEQRRNSSEKGSFSAIFAPKLRRTTIFGVLLSTGVQGGYYTLATWVPSYLKTDRGLTVVGTGGFLTFLISGAFIGYLTGGYLTDKLGRKRNVAVFAVLSAASVVAYTNVPIGSNTLVLLLGFPLGFCMSAIFSGFGSFLSELYPTAVRGTGQGFVYNTGRAVGAFFPTLVGFLAESWGVSGALIFGAAGYGLALVALLGLPETRGRALV, from the coding sequence ATGCACAGCGACCCGAAACCGAGTGCTTCCGAGGGCTCCGGCACCGAGGACGCCACCGCTCACGGCGGCGGGGACCCGGCCGGTGAGCCGCCCGTCGGCCCCTTCGCCTGGTTCCGCGAACTCGGCGCCTCCGGACGGCGGGCCTTCGCGGGCGCGTTCGGCGGCTACGCGCTGGACTCCTACGACTTCTTCACCCTGCCGCTCGGCATGGTCGCCATCGGCGCCTACTTCAGCCTCGACCCCGGCGAGACGGGGCTGCTCACCACCGTCACCCTCGTCGTCTCCGCCCTCGGCGGCGCGCTGGCGGGCGTGCTGGCAGACCGCATCGGACGCGTCAGGACACTGGTCCTCACCGTCCTGACATACGCGGTCTTCACCCTGCTGTGCGGTTTCGCCCCCGACTACGAGTTCCTGCTGCTCTTCCGCGCCCTACAGGGCCTCGGCTTCGGCGGCGAGTGGGCGGTCGGCGCGATCCTCGTGGCCGAGTACGCGTCGGCCAAGCACCGGGGGCGCACCCTCGGGGTCATCCAGAGTTCGTGGGCCGTGGGCTGGGCGCTGGCCGTCGTCGTCTACACCGCCGTCTTCGAGCTGTTCGACGAATCGGTCGCCTGGCGCGTGCTGTTCTGGACCGGCGCCCTGCCGGCCCTGCTCGTCCTCTACGTACGACGCAACGTAGCCGACGCCCCGCAGGCCGCCGAACAGCGAAGGAACAGCAGCGAGAAGGGCTCCTTCAGCGCGATCTTCGCGCCGAAGCTGCGGCGTACGACGATCTTCGGGGTGCTGCTGTCCACAGGCGTGCAGGGCGGCTACTACACGCTCGCGACCTGGGTGCCCAGCTATCTCAAGACCGACCGCGGCCTGACGGTCGTCGGCACGGGCGGCTTCCTGACGTTCCTGATCTCCGGCGCCTTCATCGGCTATCTCACCGGCGGCTATCTCACCGACAAGCTCGGGCGGAAGCGCAACGTCGCGGTCTTCGCAGTGCTCTCCGCCGCGTCCGTGGTCGCGTACACCAACGTGCCGATCGGCTCCAACACGCTCGTGCTGCTACTCGGCTTCCCGCTGGGCTTCTGCATGTCGGCCATCTTCAGCGGATTCGGCTCCTTCCTCAGCGAGCTGTATCCGACGGCCGTACGCGGCACCGGGCAGGGCTTCGTCTACAACACGGGGCGTGCGGTGGGTGCGTTCTTCCCCACACTGGTCGGCTTCCTCGCCGAAAGCTGGGGCGTGAGCGGTGCGTTGATCTTCGGGGCGGCCGGTTACGGGCTCGCGCTGGTCGCGCTGCTGGGGCTGCCGGAGACGCGGGGGCGGGCGCTGGTCTGA
- a CDS encoding putative hydro-lyase has translation MSRTAHGTSAARPGASGPSAARISPAAEVRAAARDGDARPTTGLAPGYTQANLVSVPRDWAYDVLLFCQRNPKPCPVLDVTDAGDTSTVLAPDADLRTDVPAYRVWEHGELADETAEVTGRWRDDLVTFLIGCSFTFEWALADAGVPLRHIEQGRNVAMYATDRPCRPAGAVHGPTVVSMRPVPKELVETAAQVTARMPAVHGGPVHSGDPSLLGIADLGSPDFGDRTDLLPGDVPVFWACGVTPQAAVMASRPPFAITHAPGRMFVTDVRDEEYLIV, from the coding sequence ATGTCCCGTACCGCACACGGCACTTCGGCCGCGCGGCCCGGTGCCTCCGGCCCCTCGGCCGCACGCATCTCCCCCGCCGCGGAGGTACGTGCCGCGGCCCGCGACGGCGACGCCCGCCCCACGACGGGCCTCGCCCCCGGATACACACAGGCCAACCTGGTCTCCGTACCGCGCGACTGGGCCTACGACGTGCTGCTGTTCTGCCAGCGCAACCCGAAGCCGTGCCCCGTACTCGACGTGACCGACGCCGGCGACACCTCGACGGTCCTCGCACCGGACGCGGACCTGCGCACGGACGTTCCCGCCTACCGCGTGTGGGAGCACGGCGAACTGGCCGACGAGACCGCGGAGGTCACCGGGCGCTGGCGCGACGACCTGGTGACCTTCCTCATCGGTTGCAGCTTCACCTTCGAGTGGGCGCTCGCCGACGCCGGGGTGCCGCTGCGCCACATCGAGCAGGGGCGCAACGTCGCCATGTATGCGACCGACCGGCCCTGCCGCCCCGCGGGCGCCGTGCACGGGCCGACGGTCGTCTCGATGCGGCCCGTGCCGAAAGAGCTGGTGGAGACCGCGGCGCAGGTCACGGCCCGTATGCCTGCCGTCCATGGAGGACCGGTGCACAGCGGCGACCCGTCGCTGCTCGGCATCGCGGATCTCGGCAGCCCCGACTTCGGCGACCGTACGGACCTGCTCCCAGGCGACGTGCCCGTCTTCTGGGCCTGTGGTGTGACACCGCAGGCGGCCGTCATGGCCTCACGCCCGCCCTTCGCGATCACGCACGCGCCGGGACGGATGTTCGTCACGGACGTACGGGACGAGGAATACCTGATCGTGTGA
- a CDS encoding nuclear transport factor 2 family protein, whose translation MSTRPPLPPFTKETARQKVQAAEDAWNTRDPHKVSLAYTEDSVWRNRDVFVTGRAEIVDLLTRKWQRELEYALRKDLWAFEGNRIAVRFQYECHDTDGQWWRSYGNELWEFDARGLMSRREASINDVPIPESDRRIFGPRPESQHGAGIPLR comes from the coding sequence ATGAGCACTCGTCCGCCGTTGCCGCCGTTCACCAAGGAGACCGCCCGGCAGAAGGTCCAGGCCGCCGAGGACGCCTGGAACACCCGCGATCCGCACAAGGTGTCGCTCGCCTACACCGAGGACTCGGTGTGGCGTAACCGCGACGTCTTCGTCACCGGTCGCGCCGAGATCGTCGACCTGCTGACCAGGAAGTGGCAGCGCGAGCTGGAGTACGCGCTGCGCAAGGACCTCTGGGCCTTCGAGGGCAACCGCATCGCGGTGCGCTTCCAGTACGAGTGCCACGACACCGACGGCCAGTGGTGGCGCTCGTACGGCAACGAGCTGTGGGAGTTCGACGCCCGCGGCCTGATGTCACGCCGCGAGGCCAGCATCAACGACGTGCCCATCCCCGAGAGCGACCGGCGCATCTTCGGCCCGCGCCCGGAGTCTCAGCACGGGGCCGGCATCCCGCTGCGCTGA
- a CDS encoding DUF3048 domain-containing protein, with the protein MSTGSPSSEASGDGRTRGIRSPWASRPGWHPRKATRLLATLAVMALAAGGTASISSAQEAPGSAKSPGPGNAAGNSQSSEATSPFTGLPAEPAPVLAVKIDNHKDARPHTALEDADITVVEKVEGGLSRLLGIYSGKLPESLGPVRSARAYNVEQLRMFDRPALSYSGARKGVEDLIEKSTLHARSHDKYPEPYFRGGDNEAPHNLYVHPDQLLDTAPEASKSADIGFRFSDDAPEGGEPTAERSVDYGSAETGFEWSEKEDRWLTSFDGAPATSTGGARLGGKTVVVQKVEMPPDDAGTPYEKTVGSGKATVLRDGKAYETTWERPTAESGTTFTLPNGERMPFDRGNVWLVYEEA; encoded by the coding sequence ATGAGCACCGGCTCGCCGTCCTCCGAGGCCTCCGGAGACGGCAGAACGAGAGGCATACGCTCGCCCTGGGCCTCGCGGCCCGGGTGGCACCCCCGTAAGGCCACGCGCCTGCTGGCCACGCTGGCCGTGATGGCGCTGGCCGCCGGAGGCACGGCGAGCATCTCGTCCGCACAGGAGGCACCGGGCTCCGCGAAGTCGCCGGGGCCGGGCAATGCGGCGGGGAACTCCCAGTCCAGTGAGGCCACTTCGCCGTTCACGGGACTGCCCGCCGAGCCCGCGCCGGTGCTCGCGGTGAAGATCGACAACCATAAGGACGCGCGGCCCCACACCGCCTTGGAGGACGCCGACATCACCGTCGTGGAGAAGGTCGAGGGCGGGCTGAGCAGGCTGCTGGGGATCTACTCCGGCAAGCTCCCCGAATCGCTGGGCCCCGTGCGCAGCGCCCGCGCGTACAACGTCGAGCAGTTGCGGATGTTCGACCGGCCCGCGCTCTCCTACTCGGGTGCGCGCAAGGGCGTCGAGGACCTGATAGAGAAGTCCACGCTCCACGCGCGCTCGCACGACAAGTACCCCGAGCCCTACTTCCGCGGCGGCGACAACGAGGCGCCGCACAACCTCTACGTACACCCCGACCAGCTCCTCGACACCGCGCCCGAGGCCAGCAAGAGCGCCGACATCGGCTTCCGCTTCTCGGACGACGCCCCGGAGGGCGGCGAGCCCACGGCGGAGCGCTCCGTCGACTACGGCTCGGCCGAGACCGGCTTCGAGTGGTCCGAGAAGGAGGACCGCTGGCTGACGTCCTTCGACGGGGCGCCCGCCACGAGCACGGGCGGTGCGCGGCTGGGCGGCAAGACGGTCGTCGTGCAGAAGGTCGAGATGCCGCCGGACGACGCCGGTACGCCGTATGAGAAGACCGTCGGCAGCGGCAAGGCGACGGTGCTGCGCGACGGCAAGGCGTACGAGACGACGTGGGAGCGGCCGACCGCGGAGTCGGGCACGACCTTCACGCTGCCGAACGGCGAACGGATGCCGTTCGACCGCGGCAACGTGTGGCTCGTCTACGAGGAGGCCTGA